From Candidatus Neomarinimicrobiota bacterium, one genomic window encodes:
- a CDS encoding aspartate carbamoyltransferase regulatory subunit, whose product MKELKVDPIKNGTVIDHIPAGRVQRVLAILKPRATDVVMMGMNFSSKVMKKKDIIKIEGRELTQNEVNSIALVAPAAKVSIIRDFKVAQKSRVEIPERIEGLVSCPNPKCITNAEPMTTIFNLKDSASRDLACQYCERVFTADEMIHI is encoded by the coding sequence ATGAAGGAATTAAAAGTAGATCCCATCAAAAATGGTACGGTTATCGATCATATCCCTGCAGGACGGGTCCAACGTGTGTTGGCTATTCTAAAACCCAGGGCAACAGATGTTGTCATGATGGGTATGAATTTTTCCAGCAAGGTCATGAAAAAGAAGGATATCATCAAAATTGAAGGGCGTGAACTGACTCAGAATGAAGTCAACAGTATTGCCCTTGTCGCTCCTGCTGCTAAAGTTAGTATTATCAGAGACTTTAAGGTGGCACAGAAATCAAGAGTTGAGATTCCGGAGCGCATAGAGGGATTGGTGTCCTGTCCAAATCCCAAATGCATAACCAATGCTGAACCCATGACGACTATCTTTAATCTGAAGGACAGCGCAAGTCGAGATCTTGCTTGTCAGTATTGTGAACGTGTTTTCACCGCCGACGAGATGATTCATATATAA